A genomic window from Lotus japonicus ecotype B-129 chromosome 1, LjGifu_v1.2 includes:
- the LOC130713732 gene encoding serine/threonine-protein phosphatase 7 long form homolog produces MADEAVLSLGPKNPTLLVKQNKHVSGYVWNQTSKKVLKLRLPHIPLDGVPPQIEQYVRLAGFYEVALCGSLKQDKVLISALVERWRPETHTFHMPFGECTITLQDVAVQLGLNIDGQPVTGVTWCDWSDLVTRALGVTPPRRAIRGSCLNMRWLNQCFDFQNLGALGPAEAEFAARAFILRLIGTFLLPDHSGSHVPLRYLLLIENLALASTYSWGSAVLATLYHELCHATGYERQEIGGCTYLLQIWAWERIPMTAPEIIPILQIGCPIAGRWGRNPNRVDVGRQTNQIDLWRIKLDELRAEDFVWRPYPDHVINSLPERCWQSMHLWRSVVPMICYTFVEWHQPDRVLQQFGMFQGVPDPPYQIDKLHDITLAGKEQEDWVTAMMPFIQVWGQRHQRIVQQPVVNTLAGPNDRYMKWYAQHSIRWLTRQSSTTGQIVMTGSHVPLRYLLPQTANFVFFHPLSPINIFFHAIQKKKP; encoded by the exons ATGGCGGATGAAGCAGTGCTAAGTCTCGGTCCAAAAAATCCGACGTTGTTggtgaaacaaaacaaacatgtGTCGGGATATGTTTGGAACCAAACAAGTAAGAAAGTCTTGAAGCTGAGATTACCCCACATTCCTTTGGATGGTGTCCCTCCACAAATCGAACAATACGTTCGATTGGCCGGATTTTACGAGGTCGCTCTATGTGGTTCTCTCAAACAAGACAAAGTGTTGATATCCGCATTGGTGGAGCGTTGGCGGCCCGAGACGCACACCTTTCATATGCCGTTTGGAGAGTGCACCATCACTCTTCAAGATGTTGCCGTTCAGCTGGGACTAAATATTGATGGGCAACCTGTTACCGGGGTGACATGGTGTGACTGGTCTGATCTCGTTACTCGTGCGCTAGGAGTCACTCCACCGCGACGTGCTATTAGAGGAAGTTGTTTAAACATGAGATGGTTAAACCAGtgttttgattttcaaaacctAGGTGCACTTGGGCCGGCAGAAGCTGAATTTGCTGCAAGAGCATTCATTTTGCGCTTGATTGGCACTTTCTTATTACCCGACCACTCGGGATCACATGTGCCTCTAAGATATCTACTACTAATAGAGAATTTAGCTCTGGCCTCCACGTACAGTTGGGGTTCGGCTGTGCTTGCAACTCTCTATCATGAGTTATGCCATGCAACCGGTTATGAACGACAAGAAATCGGTGGTTGTACTTATTTGCTCCAAATCTGGGCTTGGGAAAGGATTCCAATGACTGCCCCtgaaatcataccgatattgcAAATCGGCTGCCCCATCGCAGGAAG GTGGGGAAGAAACCCAAATCGTGTTGACGTTGGTCGTCAAACGAATCAAATTGATTTGTGGCGGATCAAGCTCGACGAACTGAGAGCTGAAGAC TTTGTCTGGAGGCCATACCCAGATCATGTTATAAATTCGCTACCGGAACGGTGTTGGCAAAGTATGCACTTGTGGAGATCAGTTGTGCCAATGATATGCTACACCTTTGTTGAGTGGCACCAACCGGATAGAGTCTTGCAACAGTTTGGCATGTTTCAGGGGGTACCTGACCCACCATATCAAATTGATAAACTGCATGACATAACTTTGGCGGGGAAGGAACAGGAAGATTGGGTTACAGCCATGATGCCCTTTATACAGGTGTGGGGGCAAAGACACCAAAGGATAGTTCAGCAACCCGTGGTTAATACGTTAGCTGGCCCTAACGACCGTTACATGAAGTGGTACGCCCAACATTCCATTCGTTGGCTGACGCGTCAGAGTTCGACAACAGGGCAAATTGTAATGACGGGATCACATGTGCCTCTAAGATATCTACTACCCCAGACagctaattttgttttttttcaccCCCTTTCtccaattaatattttctttcacgccattcagaaaaaaaagcCTTAA